One genomic segment of Anticarsia gemmatalis isolate Benzon Research Colony breed Stoneville strain chromosome Z, ilAntGemm2 primary, whole genome shotgun sequence includes these proteins:
- the LOC142986089 gene encoding fibrinogen C domain-containing protein 1-like isoform X3 → MFIKISVLQIVLVAFASISCEINKEKRGRRKNADYPDKSLWKKEYEDELTDAMLSTRKRENHTRVTQSSSDNEAVVEKLMESITSSEKYLKKVDSIDFKLNRLDIEVHEKTNSIMKLLADIIKAVGDDSSCVDKLEPSLLAMKTDLGQVRFLIEKSPPHRTSPRVDASEYHVDPTLDTRLSLLETHIKNIHTGVESIVTTMSEVKNRQYRPASGTPNIRADVGSTVDALALIAEFRKTIRDQKVKKCDCRTNRVDRSERYPSDCHEIQMQGFNVSGIYKIRPDDMDPFYVLCDLTTAGGGWTVFQNRFDGSQEFYKGWNDYEYGFGNLAGEFWLGLEKLNFLTNQKLYELRIEMETQHGQDAYAGYSVFTVGPEHEGYRISTLGTFYGTAGDSLSYHAGQKFSTFDMDNDEWRDGACATEHGGAWWYKECDKSNLNGKYTQAGDDNRGQTIYWISFKGPNTPLSKTKMMIRPLPASKPIDYNDATRKVRN, encoded by the exons atgtttataaaaatatcagtgtTACAAATAGTACTAGTTGCATTTGCGTCGATATCGTgcgaaataaataaagagaagAGAGGAAGACGAAAGAACGCCGACTATCCGGACAAGTCACTGTGGAAGAAGGAGTACGAGGACGAACTGACAGACGCCATGCTGTCGACGAGGAAGCGTGAGAACCACACGCGCGTGACGCAGTCCAGCAGCGACAACGAGGCTGTGGTCGAAAAACTCATGGAAAGTATCACTTCCAgtgagaaatatttaaaaaaagtagacAGCATAGATTTCAAACTGAACAGATTGGATATTGAAGTTCACGAGAAAACGAACAGTATAATGAAGCTTTTAGCAGACATTATAAAAGCAGTAGGTGATGACAGCAGCTGTGTGGATAAGTTGGAGCCGAGTTTACTTGCAATGAAGACAGATTTGGGTCAAGTCAGATTTCTTATAGAAAAAAGTCCCCCACACCGTACGAGTCCTAGAG TGGACGCCTCCGAATACCACGTTGATCCTACACTGGACACGCGGCTCAGTTTACTGGAAACCCACATCAAGAATATTCACACTGGTGTGGAATCTATCGTCACAACTATGTCTGAGGTCAAGAACAGGCAGTACAGGCCGGCGAGCGG TACTCCTAACATCAGGGCTGATGTGGGAAGCACTGTAGATGCCTTAGCCTTAATCGCAGAGTTCAGGAAAACGATACGAGATCAAAAGGTGAAGAAATGCGATTGCAG GACAAACCGAGTAGACCGCTCAGAACGTTACCCTTCAGACTGTCATGAAATCCAGATGCAAGGGTTCAACGTATCGGGCATATACAAGATCCGACCAGACGATATGGATCCATTTTACGTGCTCTGTGATCTTACTACAGCAGGCGGTGGATGGACG GTGTTCCAAAATCGTTTCGATGGTTCTCAAGAGTTCTACAAAGGGTGGAATGACTACGAATACGGTTTTGGTAATCTCGCCGGAGAATTTTGGCTTGGTTTAGAGAAGCTAAACTTTTTGACCAATCAGAAGCTGTATGAACTGAGGATAGAGATGGAGACGCAGCATGGGCAGGACGCGTATGCTGGGTACTCTGTGTTCACCGTTGGGCCAGAGCATGAGGGTTATAGAATCAGCACTCTTGGCACTTTCTACGGAACTGCAG GTGACTCGCTGTCGTACCACGCGGGTCAGAAGTTTTCAACGTTCGACATGGATAATGACGAGTGGAGAGACGGTGCCTGTGCGACTGAACATGGCGGCGCCTGGTGGTACAAGGAGTGCGACAAGAG TAACCTCAACGGCAAATACACACAAGCTGGAGATGATAATCGTGGACAAACAATTTACTGGATATCGTTCAAGGGCCCAAACACCCCGCtaagcaaaactaaaatgatgATAAGACCGTTACCCGCCAGCAAACCGATCGACTACAATGACGCGACCAGG